In the genome of Aspergillus flavus chromosome 8, complete sequence, one region contains:
- a CDS encoding putative siderophore iron transporter mirB (MFS siderophore transporter): MLSSWQKKFLEKSDGPTEANPNPPEYGTNEDIHPGSKRPEEVVNDDVSREDVPDDTAQDGVAQAEAITLTWNKWSLGSAYILMWLLYFVNAFQSSITGNLSAYVTSGFESHSLIPTISVVSSVMSAATYMPLAKILNLWDRSIGFLVMVLFSILGLVLSATCSNIATYCAAQVFYSIGFAGLIFSIDVITADTSSLRHRGLAYAFTSSPYIITAYAGSAASEHFYESNWRWAYGCFAIVLPVVAFPMFCLLRYNRHLAKKNGLLKPREKSGRTLMQSIIHYIIEFDLLGTFLLAAGLVLFLLPFTIAGSAEDDWASAHIIVMLVVGFVVLIAFGLSERYLAPVPFLPYEILLSRTVLGACLIDVTYQVAYYCWFDYFTSYLQVVYGTSIATAGYISSIFDVVSGVWLFVVGFLIMKTGRFRWLIQGAVPLYLLGVGLMIYFRNPSWSVGYTIMCQVFLAFAGGTMIICQQVAVQAAADHNHVSSALAFLNCFGNIGGAIGGSISGAIWTHTLPDALKRLLPDSIKSDWESIYDDLDVQLSYERGTPERQAIALAYASSQKNMLIAGTAIMALSLIWMFVLRDIKLTKQQSKGILF, from the exons ATGTTGTCTTCGTGGCAGAAGAAGTTCCTTGAGAAATCGGATGGCCCAACCGAGGCTAATCCGAACCCTCCGGAATATGGGACcaatgaagatatccatCCAGGCTCAAAACGCCCAGAAGAAGTGGTTAATGATGATGTTTCAAGGGAAGATGTGCCTGATGATACAGCTCAGGATGGCGTAGCGCAAGCTGAAGCCATCACATTAACATGGAACAAATGGTCCCTGGGATCGGCCTACATCCT CATGTGGCTTCTATACTTTGTGAATGCCTTTCAATCTTCAATTACTGGGAACTTATCGGCCTACGTGACTAGTGGATTCGAATCACACTCCTTGATTCCGACCATTAGTGTCGTCTCCAGCGTCATGTCCGCCGCAACTTATATGCCACTTGCGAAAATTTTGAACCTGTGGGACCGATCCATTGGTTTCCTAGTCATGGTTTTATTCTCCATTCTTGGCTTGGTATTGTCTGCAACATGCTCAAATATCGCAACGTACTGTGCAGCCCAG GTGTTCTACAGTATCGGCTTTGCCGGTTTAATTTTCAGTATCGATGTTATCACAGCTGATACATCATCGCTGCGCCATCGAGGTCTTGCGTACGCATTTACTTCCTCGCCTTATATCATCACGGCATATGCAGGTTCGGCAGCTTCTGAGCACTTCTACGAGTCAAACTGGCGATGGGCATACGGCTGTTTTGCCATTGTTCTGCCTGTCGTTGCCTTCCCGATGTTCTGTCTCCTTCGGTACAACCGCCACCTGGCAAAGAAGAACGGCCTCCTGAAACCGAGGGAGAAGAGCGGCAGGACATTGATGCAGAGCATCATCCACTACATCATCGAATTCGATC TTCTGGGTACCTTCCTTCTGGCAGCCGGtctcgttcttttcctcctccccttcaCTATCGCCGGCTCCGCGGAAGATGACTGGGCATCTGCTCATATCATCGTTATGCTTGTTGTCGGTTTCGTCGTCCTGATTGCCTTCGGTCTTTCCGAACGCTACCTCGCCCCGGTGCCCTTCCTTCCATACGAAATCCTTCTCTCCAGAACGGTTTTGGGTGCTTGTCTTATCGATGTTACCTACCAAGTTGCATACTATTGCTGGTTCGACTACTTCACATCATACCTACAGGTCGTCTATGGCACCAGCATTGCAACCGCTGGATACATTAGCAGCATTTTCGACGTAGTTTCCGGAGTTTGGCTTTTCGTTGTGGGTTTCTTGATCATGAAGACGGGTCGCTTCCGCTGGCTGATCCAGGGTGCCGTGCCTCTTTATCTGCTTGGAGTGGGCCTGATGATATACTTCCGCAACCCAAGCTGGTCCGTGGGCTACACGATCATGTGTCAGGTCTTCCTTGCCTTTGCCGGTGGTACGATGATTATTTGTCAACAGGTTGCCGTGCAGGCCGCTGCCGACCACAACCACGTCTCCTCGGCTCTTGCCTTCCTCAACTGCTTTGGTAACATCGGTGGTGCGATCGGCGGTAGTATCTCTGGTGCTATCTGGACTCACACCTTGCCTGACGCATTGAAGCGTCTTCTGCCTGACTCCATCAAGAGCGACTGGGAATCGATCTATGATGATCTTGACGTTCAACTGAGCTACGAAAGAGGCACGCCTGAACGACAGGCCATTGCCCTTGCTTACGCCAGCTCGCAGAAGAACATGTTGATTGCGGGAACGGCTATCATGGCCCTGTCGCTTATCTGGATGTTCGTCCTGAGAGACATTAAGCTTACGAAGCAGCAATCCAAGGGTATTCTGTTCTAG